Sequence from the Hyphomicrobiales bacterium genome:
AAGCGGGCGCGGAAGGGTGGTCTAGTTGGCGGGAAGGCGCGTGCAAAAGCGCTTACGCCGGAACAGCGCGTTGACATCGCGCGCCAAGCAGCCTCGGCGCGGTGGAAAAAGGCCGACTAGGCGGCGTCTTCTTCGTCTTCGTCGCTATTGCGGCGCCACTCAACGTCGAGCGTAAGGTCCAAGTCTAGTTCGATTTGCTTCTGATCCGGGTTGATCCGGTTCCAATGCTCAACGTCATTCAGTAGGTGCAAGCCGTCGCCCACCATCTGCTCGCGCCGATTTGTCACCGACTTGAGCATCGGCCCGTGGGACGCGTTGTCGATGTCGATCCACAAATGAAGCTGCTGTCCGCCTTGAGTGACGGTGAAACTGTGGTTCACCCGGTATGAGCGACCGGTCACCTTGTCCTTCTTCGTCTCTTGCCTTGCAGCTTTTGAGAACTCTTTGGCCAGCAACTCAATCGGATCGGCCGGCCGCGGCATCGGCCAACCTTTCCCCGCCGCCCATTTTGCGACCTTCTTCATGTCGACCGCCTCTTCGCCGGTCTCGTCGCGATAATGGCGGATCAGCCGCTGCATTTCACTTGTCTTGCCCATTTGATCACTCCGTAGGGTAGATGTCGCCCCAGCCGTCAACCACTGCGCCGGGCGCAATAATCTCCCGGATGGGGACCAGATGGTTTCGGAAGCGTCTGTAGTCACCTGTCCGATGTTGTAGTTGTCCGGCCACAAGGCCGGGGTGAACCTGGATCGTTCTTGCAAAACCTCGCAGATCGCGTTCCGCAAAGAACGGTGATTTCTTTCGCACGAAGGCGCTCATCATCTTCTCGGGTACGCAAAAGTCGGCAGCAGCCAAGTTGGCTTCGCGCTCTTCCTGGACAATGGCGTCTGATGCAGCGGCGCGGTCACCAGTCAAGTCCACGTCCAACATCACACGGCTCTGTCCGTGTCGGAGTTTCACGTGTTCCAATTCATGGCGCAAGACGAACCAAAAGTTGTCAATTCGGTCAAAGCGAGTGGTGAGCGCAATCACTGGAGAGGCCTCATCGAGCCAAAAACAGACACCATCGATCTTCGCGACGGGAAGTGTCTCCACAATCAAGAAGCGGATGCCCCCCTCAGCCATTATTCTCGGCACGTGGCGGGCTTCATCTGCAGAACGAAGAAGCTTGCTCAGCTTGTTGATCACGGCGTCGACCGAACGGTCGGTGAAGGGCGCAACGAGCATTTCCGATGCTATCTGCCTGACCCGATAAATCCATGCCAACTGCGCGGGTGTGGCGTCTCCGCTGACCTCCGTGC
This genomic interval carries:
- a CDS encoding ImmA/IrrE family metallo-endopeptidase, giving the protein MIDADKYKTPGQFMEALLSERGWTKRTLAIVLDVDESKINRLTSDRQPITAQMAVLLEEVFGVDANDFLALQHRYELAVARIESQPDPERSTRAAIYGDLPISEMIKRGWLDASNIKDREAVEASLHRFFGVNDLKNIEFLPHAAKRTEVSGDATPAQLAWIYRVRQIASEMLVAPFTDRSVDAVINKLSKLLRSADEARHVPRIMAEGGIRFLIVETLPVAKIDGVCFWLDEASPVIALTTRFDRIDNFWFVLRHELEHVKLRHGQSRVMLDVDLTGDRAAASDAIVQEEREANLAAADFCVPEKMMSAFVRKKSPFFAERDLRGFARTIQVHPGLVAGQLQHRTGDYRRFRNHLVPIREIIAPGAVVDGWGDIYPTE
- a CDS encoding histone H1; translation: MTERKPKRPRDPNQLAKAIVDIATEGEPEESVTVKRARKGGLVGGKARAKALTPEQRVDIARQAASARWKKAD